TTATGCCTTTGTGGCGATCGCCGGGATTATCGGATTTGCTTTTCGGGATAAAGTATTCTCTATGATTGAAAAAATCTACAAAGACGAGAAATACAAAACTATAGCGGCTTACAAACAAAAAAATTAGGAAGAGTATTCCACCAACTTCAAAAAAGACCTTATCATGATACAAGTAAAAGACCTTATCAAAACCTATAACGGAACCACCGTATTGAATATCCAGGACCTTCAAATCGAAAAAGGGCAAAGTTTCGGCCTCGTGGGCAATAACGGAGCAGGGAAAACAACTTTCTTCAGCCTATTGCTGGACCTGATCCAACCCACTGCCGGTGCTATCATAAACAATGGCGTTGCTGTCGACAAGAGTGAAGACTGGAAAACATTCACCAGTTCCTTTATCGACGAAAGCTTCCTGATTGGCTATCTGACACCGGAAGAATATTTTTATTTCATCGGAGAATTGAGAGGGCAAAATAAAGCCGATATCGACAGTTTTATTAGCAAATATGAAGAGTTTTTCAATGGGGAAATCCTTAAAAACAAAAAATACCTACGGGATTTATCCAAGGGAAACCAAAAGAAAGTAGGGATTGTAGCTGCTTTAATCGGTAATCCTGAGGTGATTATACTCGATGAGCCATTTGCCAACCTGGATCCTACCACCCAGTTCCGACTCAAAAAAATCATCAAGGAACTGGCAGAAGACCCGAATGTAACCGTTTTGGTTTCCAGCCATGATTTGATGCATACCATAGAAGTTTCCGATCGTATTGTTGCCCTTCACAAAGGGGAAGTCGTGAAAGATATTCGTACTTCCGAAGAAACACTACAGGAACTCGAAGCTTTCTTTGCCATATAATTGGGGTGTGACCCTTGCTAAAAGAAAAGGAGCCATCAGCCGGAACGCTGATAGGCTCCTTTTTTTATCAACGGTCAGGCTATCTGCGCTGCTACGGCAGCCTGCGCCTATCCTTCACACAAAAAAAATATATTAATTTTCTTCTATATCAAAAAGAAATGTATTTTTACCAGTCATTATACTAAATTTAGCTTTTAACAGTTAAAGGATAAAACGTTTTTACATTGAAAACCAATCTATTTAAATATTCTTTTGGTACAGGATTTATTCTTGTTTTGGCGGCTTGCTCTACCAAAAAAGATTCGCTTATCAACAGAAATTTTCACGCTGTGAATACAGAATACAATATTCTGTATAATGGCAATATCGCTTTAGAGGCCGGTATCAAAGATTTAAAAAACCAGTATAAAGATAATTTTTGGGAACCGCTTCCTATCGAAAGGATGCAGATTACCAAAGAAGAAATGTTACCCGGGCAAACTAAAAATGCGAATTTTGAAAGGGCGGAAACCAAAGCGATAAAAGCCATTCAGAAACATTCCATGAACATCCAGGGAGAGGAAAGAAATCCACAGATGGATGAAGCGCATCTTTTGTTAGGGAAGGCGCGGTACTACGACAAGCGCTTTATTCCGGCATTGGAGGCGTTTAATTATGTACTCTACAAATATCCGAAAAGTGATAAAATTTATGAGGTAAAAGTATGGCGTGAAAAGACCAATATCCGGATGGAGAATGATGCTTTAGCGGTAAAAAACCTGAAAATTTTATTGAACGATATCAAATTCAAAGACCAGATTATTGCTGATGCCAATGCTATCCTTGCCCAGGCATTCCTCAACCTGGAACAGCAGGACAGTGCAGTAGTAGCATTGAAGAAAGCAGTAGTCTATACCCGTGAGAACGAAGAAAAAGCACGGTACCGTTTTATCCTGGGACAACTCTACGATAAAAAACAGGAAAAAGACAGTGCATTCCTCGCCTATCAGGCTGTGATTGATATGAACCGGAAATCGCCAAGGCAGTATGTTATTCAGGCTCATGCACATCAGGCCGCCTATTTTGATTTCGAACATGGTGATACACTGCTGTTTGTAAAGAAATACAATAGACTACTGAAAGACCGGGAGAACAGGCCTTACCTCGATGTATTAAACCATCAGATGGGATTGTTTTATGAGAAAGCAGGCGATCAGAAGAAAGCAATGGCTTACTATAACAAATCACTCCGGACCAATTCACAGGATCAATACCTCGCGGCTTCCAACTATAGGAATATGGCAGAAATGTATTTCCATAATGCAAAATATCCTACTGCGGGTAAATATTATGACAGTACCTTAATACGGCTGAATAACAGAACCCGTGAATACCGTAACATTAAGAAAAAGAGGGAAAATCTTGTTGATGTCATTAAATATGAGGCGATTGCCCAGCATAATGACAGTATCCTGAAATTAGTAGCGATGTCGGATGACGACAAGGCAAATTTTTTCCAGGATTATATTGTGAAACTTAAGAAGGAAGATGCCCTGAGAAAAATCCAGGAAGAAGCTGCAGCGGCTTCGCAGAACAATTCCGGGAATACGGGAAATACTGGAAATCCTATGGCCGGGAATACGGATAGTAATGATCCGAATTCCACGATGGCGAGCAAACGAAGGGCGATGGAAGAAATGAATTCCGGAATTGTACCTCCTCCAACCGACGGGCCCGTACCACCGGTTACTGGAAATACCTCATCCAGTACTTTTCCATTCTACAATCCATCGACGTTGGCCTATGGTAAAAATGAATTCCGTAAAAAATGGGGAAAAAGAACGCTGAAGGATAACTGGCGATTGTCAGTAATCAAATCAACCATAGATTTGGCTCCGGAAGAAATAACCGATACCGACACAGCAGAAGGAACGAAGGAAAAAGTGGAAAATCCGGCCTACAATACCGATTTTTATATCAGCCAGATCCCTACCGATAGGAAGGTAATCGATAGTTTGGGGAAAGAACGCAATTTTGCGTATTACCAATTGGGAATTATCTATAAAGAAAAATTCAAGGAAAATCAGTTGGCAGCGTCAAAACTGGAACAATTATTAGAAAACAAGCCAGAAGAGCGTTTGGTATTGCCGACATTATATAATCTGTATAAGATTTATGAAATTATCGATCCGGCCAAAGCCCAGGCCATGAAAGCCCGAATTGTGCGCGATTATCCGGAAACACGCTATGCGCAAATATTAGAAAACCCGACATCGGAAGAAACAATTGCCGGCAGCCCGGAGGAAGTATATGCCAAATTATTCCGCGTGTATGAGAAAGAAGATTATAAAGCGGTACTCGCAGCTTCCGATGCGCTTATCGATCAGTATACCGGTGAGGATATTGTTTCTAAATTTGAATTGCTGAAAGCCAATACCATTGCAAAATTAAAAGGCCTTGGAGAGTATAAGACAGCCCTGAATTTTGTGGCTCTAAATTACCCGAACAGCGAAGAAGGAAAACAGGCAGAAAGCCTGCTTCATAATTCTATTCCGATTCTTGAAAGTGCCAAATTTGACGCTATAGAATCGGCCAGCTGGAAAATTATATTTAAAGTAGGAGAGAACGAAAAAGAGAAGATCAAATACCTTCAGGACAAATTGAAAAAAGTCGTCGAAGACCGTAAATTTGAGCGCCTGACATTATCTTTTGATAATTATACCATGGATAACAATTTTATTGTAATCCATAATCTAAGGTCGGAAGCAGCAGCCCGTAATCTGGAAACGATACTGAAGGAATATAAAGAGTACAAGATTACAGAACCGGCAATTATCATCTCAAGTGAGAACTATAAAATTGTCCAGTTCCGTAAAAATATTGAGGAATACCTGGCATTAAAAAAATAAAACAGTAGCACGCGGTAGATCATTACTGCGTGCTACTGCTGTATAGTATAAAAATCATGTTTGAAAAAAGCAATAAGAATCTAATCAAGGAACAGTTCGGTAAGACGAACAGGATTGTAGAAGGAACCGTTATCACAGGAGACATTACCTCTTTAGCCGACTTCCGCCTTGATGGGGAATTGAATGGTAATTTTATATCAGGGGGTAAAATTGTGATTGGCCCTACGGGGAAAGTATTGGGTAATATTACCTGTAACAATGCGGATATAGAAGGCCGTTTTGAAGGGACCATACAGGTAACAGAACTGCTGAATATCAAAGCTAAAGCCAGTATCAAAGGGGAAGTATTCGTCGGGAAACTGGCGGTGGAACCTGGAGCTGATTTTAGTGCTTCCTGTGTGATGAAAGACACTATAAAAACCCTAAATATTAAAAATGGAGGAAAACAATCCGAAGAAAAAACCGCTTAATAAATGGTTGGGTTTGATTAATATTCCTTTTCAAATGGGAATAATAATCTATGGATTTTATTATTTAGGCGAGTGGCTCGACCACAAATATCCAAACGAGAATGCATTATATGTAAAGGTAAGCACCTTATTTGGTGTGTGCGTAGCCTTGTACAATGTGATACGGCAGGTAAACCAGTTGAATAAAGATAAAGACTAATGAATAGAACGAAATACAGTCCCATTTTTAAAATTGTAATTTTTTCAGGGATACTGTTACTCCTGCATTGGCTGGTTTTTCAGTTGCCATCGCTGGAAGCTTTGCAGGCTTCCTTTTTTTATAAATTGCCTTTGGTGTATGCTTTTGTGGCACTGTTGTCCGTAATTATGATGCTGGTTTTAATCCGGATCAAAACAAAGGCACCGGAACAATTGGGATATACTTTTTTATTGGGGACCAGTATAAAAATGGCGCTTTGTTACCTGTTTTTATTGCCAGTTTTGAACCGTACCGGGAATGCTGTTTATGCAGAAAAAATAAATTTTTTTATGATTTTTATTCTCTTTTTGGCAATTGAAGCGTTTTTCACAACTCGTTTATTAAACAATAAACAGTAAAGGGAGAATTAATTGTCATTTAGATCAAAAAAAAATAGGCTACGGTATGGGAATATCAATTAAAAAATTACCTTTGCAAAAAATTTAAAGACCGCAAATTTTAAGATAATAATAGATATGGTGATTTCTAAAAAACCTGTTAGATTAATAATAGCGACTTTTGTAGCTTTACTTCCTTTTAGTACAATGGCAACCCCGGGATCTGATTCTCTTAGGGTTACTACTGATTCTGTGCATACAACTGTACAGGCAGGACATCATGAGGAAATTGCTGCAGCTGATCCTAGAAAAGCAGAAGTGGATGCATTTATTGATCATCACTTGCAGGACTCACACGATTTTGTCTTCTTTTCCGATAAAGCCGAAGGTAAAAATTATGGTTTTCCATTACCTGTAATCCTTTTGGATAACGGACTGAAAGTTTTTTCTTCTTCCAAATTACACCACGGTGAAGCTGTTGCTGAAGTAGATGGTAACTTCTACAAATTAGTACACGGTAAAATTTATAAAACGGATGCTCAGGGTAACATCACTTTAGATGAGCACGGACATCCAAAAAATGAAAGACCACTGGATTTTTCCATTACAAAAAATGTTGTGTCCATGCTTTTTACGGCAATCTTATTATTGTTGATGTTTACAGCTTTGGCAAGATCCTATAAAAAAGGACCAATCCCAACTGGATTCGGAAGAGTATTGGAGCCTTTGATAATCTTCATCAGAGATGAGGTTGCGATTCCAAATATCGGAGAGAAAAAATACAGAAAATTTATGGGCTACCTTTTAACAGTATTCTTCTTTATCTGGATTCTGAATCTTTTAGGAATGACGCCACTGGGAATTAATGTTACCGGAAATATTGCGATTACAGTTTGTTTGGCTTTATTTACTTACATTATTACACAGTTTAGTGGAAATAAAGATTACTGGAAACATATTTTCTGGATGCCGGGAGTTCCTGTACCGATGAAAATTATTTTAATGCCAATCGAGATTTTAGGGACACTGACTAAACCATTCGCATTATTGGTTCGTTTGTTTGCAAATATTACTGCAGGTCACGTAGTAATCATGAGTTTGATCGGAATGATTTTCGTAACCAAAAACATCTATGCAGATTTGCCAATATCTTTTGGACTGACTTTATTTATTTCTGTAATTGAAATATTGGTTGCTTTCCTTCAGGCATTTATTTTTACAATGTTATCATCATTATTTATCGGAATGGCAGTACAGGATCATCATGATGATCATGGCCATGACGATCATTTGAATAGTTTAGTTTAATTTTTTGAAGTTTAATTTTTTATATTATACATTATGGGTGAGATTCCAAATTTAGTAGGAGCTGGTCTGGTAGTAATCGGTGCTGGTCTTGGTTTAGGTAAAATCGGTGGTTCTGCAATGGATGCTATTGCTCGTCAGCCAGAAGCTGCTGGTAAAATTCAAACTGCGATGATTATCATCGCGGCTTTATTAGAAGGTTTAGCATTTGCTGCTTTGATCTTAGGAAGATAATAAAGGAAGAAAAAACATTTCCTGTAACGGTTGGTTACAGGACTTGTTTTTGTTTTAAAAAGTTATAACGAAAAAACTACATTTATAAAATGGATAAATTAATTAACGATTTTTCATTCGGATTGTTTTTCTGGCAGGTTATTATCCTGGTAGTATTATTATTGTTATTAGCAAAATTCGCCTGGAAACCTATCATGAGTTCTATTACAGAACGTGAAGAAGGAATCAGAAATGCGATTGCATCTGCAGAAGCAGCTCGTAAAGAAATGCAAAATCTTCAGGCAGATAACGAACGTATCTTGCAGGAAGCTCGTTTAGAGCGTGATGCTCTATTAAAAGATGCCCGTGAAATGAAGGATAAAATTGTTGCTGATGCAAAACATGAAGCACAACTTCAGGGTGATCGTATGATCGAGCAGGCAAAAACAGCTATCGAAGGAGAAAAGAATGCAGCCATGGCAGAATTGAAAAACCAGGTGTCTTCTTTATCCCTTGAAATTGCGGAAAAATTATTGAAAAATGAACTTTCTAACAAAGAGGCTCAGGTGAAACTTGTAGACCAAATGTTAGGTGACGTTACCTTAAACTAAGCATTATGTCAGGAACAAGAGCAGCAATACGTTACGCAAAAGCAGTTTTAGAATTGGCGAACTCGCAAGGTCTGGCACAGCAGCTTAATGAGGATATGGTTTTGATCGCTTCAACGGTTAAAAACAATTTGGAACTGGATACTTTTATCAATAATCCAACAATTAAAGC
The Flavobacterium kingsejongi genome window above contains:
- a CDS encoding ABC transporter ATP-binding protein; its protein translation is MIQVKDLIKTYNGTTVLNIQDLQIEKGQSFGLVGNNGAGKTTFFSLLLDLIQPTAGAIINNGVAVDKSEDWKTFTSSFIDESFLIGYLTPEEYFYFIGELRGQNKADIDSFISKYEEFFNGEILKNKKYLRDLSKGNQKKVGIVAALIGNPEVIILDEPFANLDPTTQFRLKKIIKELAEDPNVTVLVSSHDLMHTIEVSDRIVALHKGEVVKDIRTSEETLQELEAFFAI
- a CDS encoding tetratricopeptide repeat protein, encoding MKTNLFKYSFGTGFILVLAACSTKKDSLINRNFHAVNTEYNILYNGNIALEAGIKDLKNQYKDNFWEPLPIERMQITKEEMLPGQTKNANFERAETKAIKAIQKHSMNIQGEERNPQMDEAHLLLGKARYYDKRFIPALEAFNYVLYKYPKSDKIYEVKVWREKTNIRMENDALAVKNLKILLNDIKFKDQIIADANAILAQAFLNLEQQDSAVVALKKAVVYTRENEEKARYRFILGQLYDKKQEKDSAFLAYQAVIDMNRKSPRQYVIQAHAHQAAYFDFEHGDTLLFVKKYNRLLKDRENRPYLDVLNHQMGLFYEKAGDQKKAMAYYNKSLRTNSQDQYLAASNYRNMAEMYFHNAKYPTAGKYYDSTLIRLNNRTREYRNIKKKRENLVDVIKYEAIAQHNDSILKLVAMSDDDKANFFQDYIVKLKKEDALRKIQEEAAAASQNNSGNTGNTGNPMAGNTDSNDPNSTMASKRRAMEEMNSGIVPPPTDGPVPPVTGNTSSSTFPFYNPSTLAYGKNEFRKKWGKRTLKDNWRLSVIKSTIDLAPEEITDTDTAEGTKEKVENPAYNTDFYISQIPTDRKVIDSLGKERNFAYYQLGIIYKEKFKENQLAASKLEQLLENKPEERLVLPTLYNLYKIYEIIDPAKAQAMKARIVRDYPETRYAQILENPTSEETIAGSPEEVYAKLFRVYEKEDYKAVLAASDALIDQYTGEDIVSKFELLKANTIAKLKGLGEYKTALNFVALNYPNSEEGKQAESLLHNSIPILESAKFDAIESASWKIIFKVGENEKEKIKYLQDKLKKVVEDRKFERLTLSFDNYTMDNNFIVIHNLRSEAAARNLETILKEYKEYKITEPAIIISSENYKIVQFRKNIEEYLALKK
- a CDS encoding bactofilin family protein; this translates as MFEKSNKNLIKEQFGKTNRIVEGTVITGDITSLADFRLDGELNGNFISGGKIVIGPTGKVLGNITCNNADIEGRFEGTIQVTELLNIKAKASIKGEVFVGKLAVEPGADFSASCVMKDTIKTLNIKNGGKQSEEKTA
- a CDS encoding AtpZ/AtpI family protein, producing MEENNPKKKPLNKWLGLINIPFQMGIIIYGFYYLGEWLDHKYPNENALYVKVSTLFGVCVALYNVIRQVNQLNKDKD
- a CDS encoding DUF6168 family protein, with amino-acid sequence MNRTKYSPIFKIVIFSGILLLLHWLVFQLPSLEALQASFFYKLPLVYAFVALLSVIMMLVLIRIKTKAPEQLGYTFLLGTSIKMALCYLFLLPVLNRTGNAVYAEKINFFMIFILFLAIEAFFTTRLLNNKQ
- the atpB gene encoding F0F1 ATP synthase subunit A, whose protein sequence is MVISKKPVRLIIATFVALLPFSTMATPGSDSLRVTTDSVHTTVQAGHHEEIAAADPRKAEVDAFIDHHLQDSHDFVFFSDKAEGKNYGFPLPVILLDNGLKVFSSSKLHHGEAVAEVDGNFYKLVHGKIYKTDAQGNITLDEHGHPKNERPLDFSITKNVVSMLFTAILLLLMFTALARSYKKGPIPTGFGRVLEPLIIFIRDEVAIPNIGEKKYRKFMGYLLTVFFFIWILNLLGMTPLGINVTGNIAITVCLALFTYIITQFSGNKDYWKHIFWMPGVPVPMKIILMPIEILGTLTKPFALLVRLFANITAGHVVIMSLIGMIFVTKNIYADLPISFGLTLFISVIEILVAFLQAFIFTMLSSLFIGMAVQDHHDDHGHDDHLNSLV
- the atpE gene encoding ATP synthase F0 subunit C; protein product: MGEIPNLVGAGLVVIGAGLGLGKIGGSAMDAIARQPEAAGKIQTAMIIIAALLEGLAFAALILGR
- a CDS encoding F0F1 ATP synthase subunit B, which codes for MDKLINDFSFGLFFWQVIILVVLLLLLAKFAWKPIMSSITEREEGIRNAIASAEAARKEMQNLQADNERILQEARLERDALLKDAREMKDKIVADAKHEAQLQGDRMIEQAKTAIEGEKNAAMAELKNQVSSLSLEIAEKLLKNELSNKEAQVKLVDQMLGDVTLN